The Pseudomonas allokribbensis genome has a window encoding:
- a CDS encoding TetR/AcrR family transcriptional regulator, translating into MSSIRERNQQQILKAASEEFAANGFDATQTRDIAARAGVPKANLYYYFQSKENLYGKVLLGFVEPLLEASAVLRESDDPLIGLRAYVAARIRIAREHPAIAKVFSGELLLGGRQLPDECRDLLHAEARRNVECLRSWIERGLLAPVDPEHLMLFIWSATRTYTNIGWQMGRITGREVPQDEDYAVAADTITRLVLGGVVSEPVSDVRRLMFAT; encoded by the coding sequence ATGAGCAGCATCCGCGAACGCAACCAGCAACAGATCCTCAAAGCCGCCAGCGAAGAGTTTGCCGCCAACGGCTTCGACGCGACCCAGACCCGCGACATCGCCGCCCGTGCCGGGGTGCCCAAGGCCAATCTGTATTACTACTTCCAGAGCAAGGAAAACCTCTACGGCAAAGTGCTGCTCGGCTTCGTCGAGCCGCTGCTGGAAGCCTCGGCGGTGCTGCGCGAAAGTGATGACCCGCTGATCGGCCTGCGCGCCTACGTCGCCGCGCGCATCCGCATTGCCCGCGAGCATCCGGCAATTGCCAAAGTGTTCAGTGGTGAACTGCTGCTGGGCGGTCGCCAGTTGCCCGACGAATGCCGTGACCTGCTGCATGCCGAAGCCAGGCGCAATGTCGAGTGCCTGCGCAGCTGGATCGAACGCGGCTTGCTGGCCCCGGTCGATCCCGAGCATTTGATGTTGTTCATCTGGTCGGCGACGCGCACCTACACCAATATCGGCTGGCAGATGGGGCGCATCACCGGGCGGGAAGTGCCGCAGGATGAGGATTATGCGGTGGCGGCGGATACCATTACGCGGC